The following are from one region of the Desulfomonilaceae bacterium genome:
- the rpsO gene encoding 30S ribosomal protein S15, translating into MAFQSEKKQSIIEKFRIHSSDTGSPEVQIALLSERIGYLTEHFKVHKKDHHSRRGLLKLVGQRRRLLDYLKSKNVDRYKTIITELGIRK; encoded by the coding sequence TTGGCGTTCCAGAGTGAGAAAAAGCAATCTATCATCGAAAAATTTCGGATACACTCTTCAGATACTGGCTCTCCAGAGGTTCAAATCGCGTTATTGAGTGAAAGAATTGGATATCTGACAGAGCATTTTAAGGTCCATAAAAAAGACCACCATTCTAGAAGAGGGCTGCTGAAATTGGTAGGGCAAAGAAGGCGCCTGCTTGATTATTTGAAGTCAAAAAATGTTGATAGATACAAAACCATTATTACTGAATTAGGAATTCGAAAATAG